Genomic DNA from Acidobacteriota bacterium:
CCATTTGTATTCGCAGTTTTCCAGCCATGCAAGTTAATCAGGCCAATTGTGAAGACCAGACCAGGTTCTGTTGACATTTCTTCACCGCCTGGCGTCGGTTGAATGAGAACTGGTGACTGGAGCGCTGGGAATGACCAGATCCGGAATTGGAAGCCGTAAAACCACCGAAATTTGAGGAAGGTAAGGCCAGGAACAAGAATCAAAAATATCAACCCAAATTAAATTGAACTCCGCCGACAATTTAATTTTCCTCACAATCCCAAGTGAAGCTCATCCAGGCTGCCCAAACGGGTGGCCAGACGCTTGCTGTCTCCCGCTAAATCAATGACTGGTAACGATTTCTTTCTTTTATAAACGAATAGTGAAGGCTGGCACTCCAGTTGCTCTTTTGAGTGGGCACAAATTCACTCTGGAGCATAACCGTGCGAAATAAATCCACAACATCGCCTTCACCAAAAACTGGGAGATCGTCGTCGCCATCCTTCGATGGTTGGAACGGGCGAGTTGCTCATCCGAATTCACCCAACGGCGGAGGTGGACCTGGTGGCTTTACCCAACCGAAACCATTGGGAGTGAACTTCACGGCTTCAACCAGGAGTCCCCATCCCCTGGCACCGGCCAATCGCAATCGGGTTCCAAGTGAAAAACCTGTGGCGGGCCCTCCGCTTGAATGGTTTTCAAGTGGGGTTGCGGGCTACTCCAAAGAAGAAATGAACGATGCGCTCCTGTTACTGTTTGGAGAGGTTTCGACCATTATGTCAACCCTGGATGAGGAAATTAAGGCGGCGGCATCAACCCTTTTTAATCGTGCAACTTTAATTGACAAAACCCGACGTGAGCTCATGCGGGTTTATCGGGAAAAGAAGAAAATTGAAAAAACAGTCATCAAATTCAAAACGGAATATTCAAATTTGCTGAAACAATCAAAAAATCAAAATCAGACCGAAGAAATAAAGGCCGAGCTAAACAAACAAAAGGTCTTCTTAAATGAAGTTGAAAGGTTACAGAATTCAATCGTCGAATCCCTCAAAGAAGCCAATGACAATCGGTTGTCGGCTGAATCCTACATCAAGCGTGACCGAGTCGGATCATCATCCAAGTGGGCCAAGCAATACGAAACCGGGATTCCACGCGTTACACTGACTGAGGTCATAAATGGTCCGAAACAATATGAAGCACAATTTTCCGGTAGTGCGCAAAAACGGTTCGATAGGTATTCAAGGTTAGACCCCAAGAGTAAACAAATTGATTTTCAGCGATGGGAACGGATCAAGCAGATATTGACCCAACTTGCCCAAACCCCAAGTTCCCGAACGAGATATATTTCATTCCTGGCACATCAAAATGGATTTTCCGCTACGAAAACAAAAGCAGACCTCATCAACGGAAAACAAATCGGAGGAAACGATTTTTGGGAACTGAGCTGGGGAAATATGTACCTGCCCTAGTTTTTTAGAATCAAAGACCTGATTCGGCGAGCCATTTCCGATTCACTTTATTGACCGGCATTTCAAAAACCCGCCTGAAGGCGGAACTCTTAACAGTTTTGTCGAAAGCAAAAGGGCTGAAACTCTCAGAGTTCAGCCCTTTTTCTTCAGCCTTGAACTTGCGAATCTTCAGCCTAAAGAACGAATGACACAATTTTCACACATGAGACTGAGAAACCTCAAAGATTCAAGCTGCAATTGAAACGTCATCGGGCAGCACGACTTCAATGGGAATATAGGTCAGATAGTCGCCGACTTCTAAAAATGGCTCTTCGGTTTTTTGGCTTTCGGTAAGGTGAAAGGCAATCCCTTTTGGTGTCGGTAGTGTTTCACCATCTTTTACCATTTCCGAAAGGTGCAACCGGAGCGCAGCTTTCATTTCTTCAACCGTTTTTTCAATCGTTTTTCCAGTGGCAACACACCCCAACACATCAGGCGAAAAGGCCGAGTAATTCCGCTCTCCTTTTTCAATCACAATCAGATATTGGTTCATCACACACTCCATCAACGGTTTATTTCAAACCTGCTTGTCTTAAAATGCTATTCTCGGTTTTTTTGAGCAAGTCGTCACTGAGTTTTCCTGCCACAGTCACTTTTCCTGGTTTGAGTGGATGTTTAAATTGGCGGTGACTGCCTTCAGTTTTTGCTAAAAACCAACCATCGGCTTCGATAATCTTAATGATTTCTTTGACTTTCATTTTGATTTAACTGGCCAATGTAACTCAATGTTCTTAAAACAACTTACAACAAACTAACAGTACCCAAGTTTATACCACTTATATTCAAGACACCTGGAAACCCTAATTTACAAAACACTCAGTGCAAGAAATAGGTCACCAGTTGGGGGTTGAAGACTTAGGGCTGAAGACTTCC
This window encodes:
- a CDS encoding type II toxin-antitoxin system HicA family toxin yields the protein MKVKEIIKIIEADGWFLAKTEGSHRQFKHPLKPGKVTVAGKLSDDLLKKTENSILRQAGLK
- a CDS encoding type II toxin-antitoxin system HicB family antitoxin is translated as MMNQYLIVIEKGERNYSAFSPDVLGCVATGKTIEKTVEEMKAALRLHLSEMVKDGETLPTPKGIAFHLTESQKTEEPFLEVGDYLTYIPIEVVLPDDVSIAA